In one Streptomyces venezuelae genomic region, the following are encoded:
- a CDS encoding RNA polymerase sigma factor: protein MRPTTGTEDLLRLHAPQVLGALVRRYGHFGAAEDAVQEALLAAARQWPDQGVPENPRGWLIKVASRRLMDQLRADDARRRREEDAARLTPRDAFTAPPPGESRAPADDDTLTLLFLCCRPELTAAAQVALTLRAVGGLTTAEIARAHLVPEATMAQRISRAKAKIKGAPFRQPGPADRDARLAVVLQVLYLIFNEGYTATSGDALHRADLAREAIRLTRSVRRLLPREGPVTGLLALMLLTEARSAARTGPHGELIPLEEQDRALWDRRAIAEGTALVVEALGQGPPGAYQLQAAIAALHDEAADADATDWPQILALYDVLVRLAPEPMAELGRAVAYAMVHGPRAGLQELKSFEDALRGHYRLEAVRAHLLERAGDAEGARAAYRSAARGTLSHPEAHYLQTRAARLAP, encoded by the coding sequence GTGAGACCCACGACCGGGACCGAGGACCTGCTGCGCCTGCACGCGCCGCAGGTCCTCGGCGCGCTCGTCCGCCGGTACGGGCACTTCGGCGCCGCCGAGGACGCCGTACAGGAAGCGCTCCTCGCGGCCGCGCGGCAGTGGCCCGACCAGGGCGTGCCGGAGAATCCACGCGGCTGGCTGATCAAGGTCGCCTCGCGGCGCCTCATGGACCAGCTGCGCGCCGACGACGCACGGCGGCGGCGCGAGGAGGACGCGGCGCGGCTGACCCCGCGGGACGCGTTCACCGCTCCCCCGCCTGGTGAGAGCCGCGCCCCCGCGGACGACGACACCCTCACGCTGCTGTTCCTGTGCTGTCGTCCCGAGCTGACTGCCGCGGCCCAGGTCGCCCTGACACTGCGCGCCGTCGGCGGCCTGACCACGGCCGAGATCGCCCGCGCGCACCTGGTGCCGGAGGCGACCATGGCGCAGCGGATCAGCCGCGCGAAGGCGAAGATCAAGGGGGCGCCCTTCCGGCAGCCCGGCCCCGCGGACCGCGACGCGCGGCTCGCCGTCGTCCTCCAGGTCCTCTACCTGATCTTCAACGAGGGCTATACGGCCACCTCCGGCGACGCCCTGCACCGAGCGGACCTCGCCCGCGAGGCGATCCGTCTCACGCGTTCGGTACGCCGCCTCCTGCCCCGCGAGGGACCGGTGACGGGCCTGCTGGCGCTGATGCTGCTCACCGAGGCGCGCAGCGCCGCGCGGACCGGGCCGCACGGCGAACTGATCCCCCTCGAAGAGCAGGACCGCGCTCTCTGGGACCGGCGGGCGATCGCCGAGGGCACGGCACTGGTCGTGGAGGCTCTGGGCCAAGGGCCGCCCGGGGCCTACCAGTTGCAGGCGGCCATCGCTGCCCTGCACGACGAGGCGGCCGACGCGGACGCCACCGACTGGCCGCAGATCCTCGCCCTGTACGACGTTCTCGTACGCCTCGCCCCCGAGCCCATGGCCGAGCTGGGCCGTGCCGTCGCCTACGCGATGGTCCACGGGCCGCGGGCCGGCCTCCAGGAACTGAAGTCGTTCGAGGACGCGTTGAGGGGCCACTACCGTCTCGAGGCCGTCCGCGCCCACCTTCTGGAGAGGGCCGGAGACGCCGAAGGCGCCCGGGCCGCCTACCGGTCGGCGGCCCGTGGCACCCTCAGCCACCCCGAGGCCCACTACCTTCAGACACGCGCCGCCAGACTGGCGCCCTGA
- a CDS encoding YciI family protein — protein sequence MKYLVMVQGSQADYEAMSGKPSESSPTWSEKELQAMFAFMGELNNDLAESGELVDAQGLTEPSQTRFVSRDKDGRPVITDGPYGETKEVLAGYWVLDCESLERVTEIALRISECPGPEGLVEPPVVIRPIADASGGEC from the coding sequence ATGAAGTATCTGGTGATGGTCCAGGGTTCGCAGGCCGACTACGAAGCGATGTCCGGCAAGCCGTCCGAGTCCAGCCCGACCTGGAGCGAGAAGGAACTGCAGGCGATGTTCGCCTTCATGGGCGAGCTCAACAACGACCTCGCCGAATCCGGTGAGCTCGTCGACGCGCAGGGCCTCACCGAGCCCTCGCAGACCCGGTTCGTCAGCCGGGACAAGGACGGACGCCCCGTGATCACGGACGGTCCCTACGGCGAGACGAAGGAGGTTCTCGCCGGGTACTGGGTGCTCGACTGCGAGAGCCTGGAGCGGGTCACCGAGATCGCCCTGCGCATCAGCGAGTGCCCGGGCCCGGAGGGACTCGTGGAGCCGCCAGTGGTGATCCGCCCCATCGCGGACGCCTCGGGGGGCGAGTGCTGA
- a CDS encoding MFS transporter — MSADSTAVTTPSPAATAAAPPGGRHLGLALFVIAAAQLMVVLDGTITNIALPSIQTALDVSDANLAWIVNSYALAFGGLLLLGGRAGDLFGRRLMFQVGIALFTLASLLGGLAPNEGLLIGARVLQGVGAAVAAPSALSLIATTFPEGKPRNKAMGVYAAMAGIGATVGLLLGGVLTDALDWRWVFFVNIPIGLAVLAGTKTLVEAERHPGRLDLPGTVTGTGGLIALVYGITRGGEHGWTDALTLSCFAVAAVLLAAFLVIQSRTANPMMPLRLFKDRNRSGSFATMLFIGAGMIATFYFLTLYMQLILGYSAVRTGFANLPFSLGMGVAAALSAKLVTRLAPRAIAGPGLLVAAGGMFWFATLTPDSSYTGHLMPAMFVTALGLGLGFVPMTLGAVSGVEHQDTGIASALLNTAQQIGGALGLAVLATVSTSAADDRLPDAAASLYRGLATKDHGLVAEAADALTHGYTLAFVGAGVMFLAGLAVTALAVNARKQETGEGAAPVHMG, encoded by the coding sequence ATGTCTGCTGACAGCACGGCTGTCACCACGCCCTCGCCCGCGGCCACCGCCGCCGCGCCGCCCGGCGGCCGGCATCTCGGCCTTGCCCTGTTCGTCATCGCCGCGGCCCAGCTCATGGTGGTGCTCGACGGCACCATCACCAACATCGCGCTGCCGAGCATCCAGACCGCGCTCGACGTGTCCGACGCGAATCTCGCCTGGATCGTCAACTCCTATGCGCTGGCCTTCGGCGGTCTTCTGCTGCTCGGCGGCCGGGCCGGTGACCTCTTCGGCCGCAGGCTGATGTTCCAGGTGGGCATCGCCCTGTTCACGCTGGCCTCCCTGCTCGGCGGGCTCGCCCCGAACGAGGGCCTGCTCATCGGCGCGCGCGTCCTCCAGGGCGTCGGCGCGGCCGTCGCCGCGCCCAGCGCGCTCTCCCTGATCGCCACGACGTTCCCCGAGGGCAAGCCGCGCAACAAGGCGATGGGGGTCTACGCCGCCATGGCGGGCATCGGCGCCACGGTCGGTCTGCTGCTCGGCGGCGTCCTCACCGACGCCCTGGACTGGCGGTGGGTGTTCTTCGTGAACATCCCCATCGGCCTGGCCGTGCTGGCCGGGACGAAGACGCTCGTCGAGGCGGAGCGCCACCCCGGGCGGCTCGACCTGCCGGGCACCGTCACCGGCACGGGCGGCCTGATCGCCCTGGTCTACGGCATCACCCGCGGCGGCGAACACGGCTGGACCGACGCCCTGACCCTGTCCTGCTTCGCCGTCGCCGCCGTGCTGCTCGCCGCCTTCCTCGTCATCCAGAGCCGGACGGCGAACCCGATGATGCCGCTGCGGCTCTTCAAGGACCGCAACCGCTCCGGGTCGTTCGCCACGATGCTGTTCATCGGTGCGGGAATGATCGCCACCTTCTACTTCCTCACCCTCTACATGCAGCTGATCCTCGGCTACAGCGCGGTGCGGACGGGCTTCGCCAACCTGCCGTTCAGCCTGGGCATGGGGGTCGCCGCCGCGCTCAGCGCCAAGCTGGTGACGCGGCTCGCGCCGCGCGCCATCGCCGGACCGGGACTGCTCGTCGCGGCGGGCGGCATGTTCTGGTTCGCCACCCTGACGCCGGACTCGTCGTACACCGGGCACCTGATGCCCGCGATGTTCGTCACCGCCCTCGGTCTGGGCCTGGGCTTCGTCCCGATGACGCTGGGCGCGGTCAGCGGCGTCGAGCACCAGGACACGGGCATCGCCTCCGCGCTCCTGAACACCGCCCAGCAGATCGGCGGCGCCCTGGGCCTCGCCGTCCTCGCGACCGTCTCCACCTCGGCGGCCGACGACCGGCTGCCCGACGCGGCTGCCTCCCTCTACCGCGGCCTGGCCACGAAGGACCACGGCCTGGTGGCCGAGGCGGCCGACGCCCTGACCCACGGCTACACGCTGGCCTTCGTCGGCGCGGGCGTCATGTTCCTGGCCGGTCTCGCCGTCACCGCGCTGGCCGTCAACGCCCGCAAGCAGGAGACGGGCGAGGGCGCGGCGCCGGTGCACATGGGCTGA